In one window of Brassica rapa cultivar Chiifu-401-42 chromosome A07, CAAS_Brap_v3.01, whole genome shotgun sequence DNA:
- the LOC103829651 gene encoding uncharacterized protein LOC103829651, whose translation MILQSPLLASEQRTSLPTMSKHAERRKVGEVAGGAAAECAAVWCCCPCAVVNLVVLAVYRVPAAVCKKAWRRSKRRRFMTTKRHGLLAEGSQSTVHARLKEEDPTAEIIVFEESAVNVNVNVNGELNDVTVLEGEMLERFYGTGFWRSLSKRNT comes from the coding sequence ATGATACTGCAATCGCCGTTATTGGCATCGGAACAAAGAACCTCTCTGCCGACGATGAGCAAACACGCGGAGAGGAGAAAAGTAGGAGAGGTAGCGGGGGGAGCGGCGGCGGAGTGTGCGGCGGTGTGGTGCTGCTGCCCTTGCGCGGTGGTGAACCTCGTCGTTCTCGCCGTGTACAGGGTTCCCGCGGCGGTTTGCAAGAAAGCGTGGAGACGAAGCAAACGGCGGCGTTTTATGACGACAAAACGGCACGGTTTGCTTGCGGAAGGGAGTCAGAGCACCGTGCACGCTAGATTGAAGGAGGAAGATCCAACGGCTGAGATTATTGTTTTCGAAGAAAGTGCAGTGAATGTGAATGTGAATGTGAATGGGGAGTTAAACGACGTTACGGTGCTTGAGGGTGAAATGTTGGAACGGTTTTACGGGACGGGGTTTTGGAGAAGCTTGTCAAAGCGGAACACGTGA
- the LOC103829897 gene encoding uncharacterized protein LOC103829897 yields the protein MGISINATVEECRNHRRRHHRVPMLNRIELEIEKFKGTWTQADDVSMWKNGKGKFKRSFSTKETWINIRENHILCDWYKAVWFKHATPKYAFVTWIAMRGRLATGERMKCWNTNGDVSCIFCNEPLETLTHLFFECSYSSQVWEALMKGVMDDPYTDRWGRITRLKTDSSWDKVKLFPVRYALQLTVHTLWRERNKRRHGESAVTAPVLIKRLDKAMRNQFTVIRRRGDRDYEDAIGRLLASVAVKFVVFLELLRRNLLPPSLSTVAFVFFTLLRHLSDPPPPSSVSIFSGNTAFSISLSPW from the exons ATGGGTATATCAATTAATGCAACAGTGGAGGAATGTAGAAATCATAGAAGAAGGCATCACAGAGTGCCTATGCTTAATAGGATTGAGCTGGAGATAGAGAAGTTTAAAGGAACTTGGACTCAAGCTGATGATGTCTCAATGTGGAAAAATGGGAAAGGTAAATTCAAGAGAAGTTTCTCTACAAAGGAAACTTGGATTAACATTAGAGAAAATCATATCTTGTGTGACTGGTATAAAGCTGTTTGGTTCAAGCATGCGACACCTAAATATGCTTTTGTCACTTGGATTGCTATGCGTGGAAGATTGGCAACAGGGGAGAGAATGAAATGCTGGAATACTAATGGCGATGTGTCCTGCATTTTCTGCAATGAGCCCTTGGAGACTCTAACGCACCTGTTCTTTGAATGCTCATACTCTTCACAGGTATGGGAAGCTCTCATGAAGGGGGTTATGGACGATCCTTACACAGACCGCTGGGGAAGGATTACTCGACTTAAAACTGACTCGAGTTGGGATAAAGTTAAGCTATTCCCTGTGAGATATGCCCTTCAGTTAACAGTTCATACACTTTGGAGGGAGAGGAATAAGAGGAGACATGGGGAATCTGCTGTTACCGCACCAGTTTTGATCAAGAGGTTGGATAAGGCTATGAGGAATCAGTTTACTGTTATCCGTAGGAGGGGTGATAGAGACTATGAAGATG CAATCGGCCGTTTGTTGGCTTCCGTCGCCGTCAAGTTCGTCGTCTTCCTTGAGCTTCTCCGACGTAATTTGCTCCCGCCGTCATTGTCTACGGTGGCCTTCGTCTTCTTCACACTTCTACGGCATTTATCGGATCCGCCTCCGCCGTCGTCGGTATCCATCTTCTCCGGCAACACTGCGTTTTCaatttctctctctccttgGTAA